ctgatgatgaagaacaccaagaacacgaagaacggacctgcaacagcagtcgtttttctacagtaataacgactcacacctgtgggtcgtacatcaggcagtcttattttccagcgtttgcgacacagcggcagcagtcttattttgtcactgagggtcgtaggtctctggttttattgtatttctcatattctcatcatttgtaaaccatttttgatccataataaattattttgagagcatttttactatgatgagttaaaccccaacactgggacgacggaggaggccgagcttcatacatgggtaattttattaattcttttcatgacttttgcattaattttaattgaaattatgatttaaattaattagttgtgatttgatttgatgggtcatgcttagcttagatgatttgatgtcccatgcttaacatttacacataatattttgagaatctatcttggcaataaattagagtcgatatatttaatatatttttcgatctattattgataaaagaattattatttgaaccttaagaaatgaatttggcggaatcctagtcacagtacctctctaccaatttgtcaatatttttgtatataatttttataaatctaaaaatccttcaccttcacaagtcttagaattcgaaccttcattactacaaccatcaAAAAATACTAAATCATCAGCATCTTCTATAATTAAACCATCGAGATTTTTTCCTAGATTGTTAAACATTTCATTACGATTAGTCTTTGAATGTGGAAATTCTAAGCCACATAAAGAACCAAAATCCATCATCTTATTTGCCGAAACTTTTTTAGTcggaagttttttcttttttaaacctGTAAGAGTACAATTTTTCATATTCAATTTCGTACAAATTCCTATCATCTTCTTGGACGATGTCAGCTTTGCGATGCTTACCTTTGAATCTTCTGAAACTAACTTGGAAGTGTCTGCCTCTCCTTCTTCGAATCCATGAAACATGTTATGGGTTTCAAAACCAGGGGGAATGGTAGGATCAATAGACGAGGTGCTTTCACTTCCAACTTTCTTTTTTCCGACGCCTTTCTTTCTTTTAAAAGAAACCCATTCACGAATAACCTTTTCTTGATCAATTGCCACTTCTTTTTCTCCTCTATTCTTATCAATATCAACATCTGAAGGAGTTGTTTCTACCACCACCTTACTTCCACCATCCATCATATCCTGAATTTGAATTTCTGGAGTTTccgtcaaaattttcttttgaatttctgGCAGTTGTATTTATAATATTTCTTTCTGGAGATTCACCCTGGTTCTTGTCACCAACTTCACACTCCAAAATTTTGACTGAAAATTCTCATGAGCTTTGCCATGATTCTTAGATGTCCACCTAGGTTTCAACTTTTTTGTTCAGTTTTTAGAAGAATGTCCAAAAACTTTGCACACCTCACACTTAGGTGGTCTCCATTGATACTCAACATGCATTTCCAAAGCAACCTTTCCATCTATCATTAAAAGTATACTCTTTGGGTATATGTAGTATACATCTACCTCAACACAGACTCTAGCATATGGTAACCTTGTCCTATTTGGCGTGCAATCGTCAACTATTAAAGGCTTCCCAATGAAACTAGTAATAAGACTCAACCCGTCAATATCCCACATGTGTAGGGGAACATTATAAATCAACACCCAAATGGGTACTGACCTAATGCTAGCAGTTGATGATTCTAGCAAGTTCGACCATGGTCTCACTGTAAAAAGATTTTTGAGATGTAAAAAGAGCCTAATTTTAACACTCTTCTACGATCCTCATCATccttaaactaaaaaaaaaaagcacaATTTCCATGTAATGTGATGCTCACCTCAATCTTGAGTTTCCAATGTTCCCTTACAGCTTCTTTGACTGCTGGAAAAGATAATCTTTTTCCCGCGCAGAAACCAACAACATAGTCTTGACAACATTTAATTCCTTCCGAGAAATCAACTGCTGCATAATCAACCACCTTCTTGCCATCTATCACACTAGAAGGAATGAACTGTTAATCACTTGGGTTTGTGATAATTTGTAAAATACATATCCCTGTGACAAGTCAACTGGGGCACAAAAATGATGTAAATTCTCCCTTGAATTCAAAGGAGACCCATTGTTCCATAAGAGCCAGGGATAATATTCCGACCATCATTACATTAGAATCAATCAAATGAGGAAAATCACCAAACCTTAAGCTAGATTCCTCGTCTACCATTGCTATTTGAAAAGAATAAATAACCTCCTCCTAATTCGAATAAATACAAAAATTCCTCGTACTTGTAGATCACAGATAAAGGAAAAAAATCCCCCAGAAAATCAGTGGATTTGAGAGAGTAAGGAGGAAGAAATCGAaactcaaaaatttggaaaagtttgaaaaaaattcGCCGATTTTTTTCTcctgtttttttctttctccttgtAACAAAGGCTTtctcacatgttttttttttcttttcttaaaacccctgtttccatcaaaaaaataaaaatagttctGTAAACGGTAGGTAGCATATTTTGAGGTGGATAAATTACATTAGAATGTTGGTTAATTTTGAAATCAGATAGTCAGTTTAATCATCGCATTGTAACTACAAGTTCAAAACACAATGCTACACGTTACCGTGTTAAAGTACCAGAATAAATCGAAATAGTATTTTTGGGAGATTTTTGTTCCTGACAAGTTTGTCACGAAATTACCAAAGTTTGTGACAAAATTCTAGATTTCCTAAAAAAGAACAACCTAAAACTATTTAGATCTCAATAATTTctgattaaagaaattataatcaTGCGAAATGCTTTAACTTTTGTCTAGTTTCTGACCTCTATGCCAAATGCCAAGAAAATAacataacaaaacaaaacaagaccaCTACGTACTAATCACCTACAAAGCACAAAACCACAAACATAAGACATATATCTTTGTATTCTCACGTGAAGTCCGTGTaattaaattcctcacaaccaaACCAAACACGACCAAACTCGCTCCCCATTCAAATACTCACCATTCAACAATAGCCCATCTCTAAAGGGTATATAAGACCCCATTCCTCAAGTAACACAACTTAGGGATCACAACTGATTCCAACTCTTAACATATCAGAGAAGGATACTCCATCATAAACATACTAGCTATTTGCTTACAGATTCTACTAGCTAGTACTAAAGGTCGATCAGGAAGCATCACAAGAATCTGCAACTACTAGCACCAACTAGGAGATCATTTTGGTTATCATCATGAAGAACAATACTAGTACCTTGGTCTCATCTACTTTCTTGCCTCTAAGATGGGGTAGTGCTCCTGATATAGCTGTATCTGGAATCAGTGCACTTTTCCTCACTTCCACCTTCCCAACCACGGCGCTTCTACTACTAGTATCCGTTTTTGCATTTTTCATCCAAATCCAatccaaaagcaaaacaaaatctaGCTCTCTTCCACTACCACCGGGACCAGCTGCTTCGTGGCCGATTGTTGGTAATCTCCCCGACTTGTTTCACAAAAAGCCGGCTTTCCGATGGATAGAGAGACTCATGAAGGAGATTAATACCGATATCTTAAGTGTTCGTCTTGGAAATACCCATATAATTCCAGTGACTTCACCTGAGATTGCTAGAGAGTTTTTGAGAAAACAAGATGCTAACTTCGCGTCAAGGCCTATCACAATGGGTACTGAATATTCAAGCCGTGGGTTCTTATCAGTTGCGGTTGCACCATTAGGagatcaatggaagaagatgagaaGAGTGGTGGCTTCTGAACTTATGTCTCCTTTGAGACTCAGATGGCTTCTTGAAAAGAGATCCGAAGAAGCCGACAACCTTGTTCGATACATCTACAACCAATGCATTGATAACGCCATTACTACTAATGATGTTGGTGGAGTCGTGAATGTAAGGAAAGTTTCAAGAATGTACAGTGGAAATGTCATTAGAAAATTGATGTTCAATATTAGGTATTTTGGTAAAGGAAGAAAAGATGGAGGTCCTGGCGCTGAAGAAGAGGAACACGTCCAATCACTCTTTAATGTTCTATCTCTACTCTACGCATTCAGTGTAGCAGATTTTATGCCTAGTTTGAGATGGTTAGATTTAGATGGTCATGAAAAGCTCATGAAGAAAGCTTCAAAGATTGTTAACAGTTACCATGATCCTATaattgatgacagaatcaaaCAATGGAGATCAGCAGATGGTACTAAATTCATCAACAAGAAAGAACCACAGGATCTCCTTGACGTTCTCATTTCTCTCAAGGATGCTGAGGGGAACCCTATCCTATCGACCGATGAAATTAAAGCTCAATCAGCGGTAAGATCCTTCATCCTAGTATATGAATTGACGTACGCTTATGCATGGATCATATCTATATTTATctctgtttatatatatatatatatatatatatatatatatatatatatatatatatatatatatatgtcgcCACTTGATTAAGTACAATTTATCAAACATATGGCCATGATTCTTAAGGTCATGCAAACACGTACATAAGGAAGATTCAAACCTGAAGGCTTACTTTGACTATTCCCCTGTGAGTTGACTTGCTCGACCAAAACTTGGTGAAACATTTTCATTCTTTAACAACTTTACAGATTCCATATATTTGTTGATTAATTATTGATAAAGTATCAAATATATCGTTTATTGATATAGTTTTAATTAATTATGGTGTCTCTTTCTTTTGTGTAGGATTTGATATATGCATCAGTAGACAATCCATCAAATGCAGTTGAATGGGCACTGGCAGAGATGATCAACCAACCTGAACTGCTCCAGAAAGCCGTAGAAGAAATCGACACGGTCGTCGGAAAAGACAGACTCGTACAAGAATCAGATTTCCCACGTCTAAATTTTGTCAAGTCATGCGCTAGAGAAGCATTCCGTCTCCACCCAATTGCACCGTTCAACCTACCACACGTTGCGATAAACGACGCAGTTGTGGCCGGGTATTTCATCCCAAAGGGAAGTCATGTAATTCTAAGTCGTACAGGACTTGGCCGTAATCCTAAAGTGTGGGATGAACCGCTCAAGTTCAAACCCGAGAGGCATTTGGATGGATCCGGTGAACAGGTGGTTGAGCTAGTCGAGAATGATCTTCGTTTCATTTCTTTTAGCACCGGACGGCGTGGATGCATGGGTATCCCTCTTGGGACGTCAATGACAGTGATGTTATTGGCTCGTCTTCTTCAAGGTTTCAGCTGGAGTGCACCACCAGGAGAGACCATCGGACTCAGTGAGTCTAGCTATGATCTGTTCTTGGCCAAACCTCTTTGTGCTCTTGCCAAGCCACGGCTGCCCATCCACCTTTACCCAACtgtttgatatttttcttcttctgttcaGTTTCCTGCGCCTTGAGATATATTATTAATTATTTTACATAAATAATTGATTATATATAAGATGTAATgagtttttatttacttttttccttttcaatttatttaattttcaaaaaatttgaagatcatgtcaaaaaaaatgataatttatcttattctttattttattttattttcaattgttgCATTTTCTTGATCGAAAGAACGATCAAGATGCATTATAATGGTTGATTGAGTTATGGAGAAAAAGCCAATAAATTCTTGAAGATTGAACTTTGTCATTTCGATCTTCTTTGATTATTATATTTTTGTTTTGGACCTTTGGGGAATGGAGGTACGTAAGTTATTGAGAGAAAGCAATGTACCATGCGTGATGCACGTGGTATTGGCAGTCTAGATGGGGTTTGAAAAGTTTAAAATCTTTAATAAAATAACAAGAAGAGTAATTAGAGGGGGGAAAAACCACGGCGCAACTACAATCTAAGACCCCCTCACTCAAAGTTTCACTTTCCCCtcaaaaattgtaaaaccctaaaaagaaaaaatcagcTTGGACGGCGGTTTCTGAGTAAACCCTTTGGGATTTGCCGGAGGCTAAATCGAAGACGTGAGATGGGAATTAGGACAGGGATTTGTAAGGATCTACTTTTTATTTGTTTGCGGTTCCGTTTTTGTACCAAtctttctatttttttctctgtGAGATAAGAGAGCTTTCTCGGGGTTACAGGGTACTAGGAAAGGATTTTAAGCTTGTAAGGGTTTTATGTTTTAGATCTGATGATCTTTTGTTTCCTAAATCtttgctttcttttttttttttggtccgcccaaaaattgttttcttgttttgttttcaaaactctTCTTAGTTATATAAGAAGTGATCTTCGTTTTCAATGAAAATTGGTTTTCTAAAACTTCTGTATTTTAAAAACGCATCTTTAATCTCTTCAAAGATGTTGGTTTTTAAgaacttcttgtttttcaaatcttctttgttTTATTCCTTTGTCTTTTCAAATCGGCTTTTAAGTTTTAAGTATTTTAGCAAAAGATAATCTTTTATTCTTTTCCCTGTAGCATCTTTCCGCTCTTGTGTTTGGTTTTGTTTCTAATCTTATGTTGACCTCTCAACCCCTGTAAGAGAGATCTGTTTTTGGTTTGGTATCCATTCTGATAACTTCTTTGTTTGAGAAGTGAGCTGCCTTCATAGTACTACTCCATAGAGAGTTTGGCTCTTCAATTAATCTCCAAGAAATTTTCGGGATCATAAATAGATTGAAATATTCCATATTTTTGAAACCCAATCCCCCTAGTTCCTTTGGCTTGTTGACAATATCCCAAGCAATGTAGAATATACCTTTAGATTTGTCTTGATCTTTGTTCCAGAAGAAGTCCCTTTGTATAACATTTATCTCTTCGCAAGTATCTTTTGGAATCTTAAAGCAGTTAATTTGGTAGATGTTAGAGGTTGAAGTGAAGGTTTGGATGAGAGTGACTTTTCTAGCTGTTGATAGATTGGTTTTCTATCCTGCAAATATGTGTTTTAGTTTTTCTACAGAAGGCTTGAAA
This DNA window, taken from Papaver somniferum cultivar HN1 chromosome 3, ASM357369v1, whole genome shotgun sequence, encodes the following:
- the LOC113357858 gene encoding phenylalanine N-monooxygenase-like — encoded protein: MKNNTSTLVSSTFLPLRWGSAPDIAVSGISALFLTSTFPTTALLLLVSVFAFFIQIQSKSKTKSSSLPLPPGPAASWPIVGNLPDLFHKKPAFRWIERLMKEINTDILSVRLGNTHIIPVTSPEIAREFLRKQDANFASRPITMGTEYSSRGFLSVAVAPLGDQWKKMRRVVASELMSPLRLRWLLEKRSEEADNLVRYIYNQCIDNAITTNDVGGVVNVRKVSRMYSGNVIRKLMFNIRYFGKGRKDGGPGAEEEEHVQSLFNVLSLLYAFSVADFMPSLRWLDLDGHEKLMKKASKIVNSYHDPIIDDRIKQWRSADGTKFINKKEPQDLLDVLISLKDAEGNPILSTDEIKAQSADLIYASVDNPSNAVEWALAEMINQPELLQKAVEEIDTVVGKDRLVQESDFPRLNFVKSCAREAFRLHPIAPFNLPHVAINDAVVAGYFIPKGSHVILSRTGLGRNPKVWDEPLKFKPERHLDGSGEQVVELVENDLRFISFSTGRRGCMGIPLGTSMTVMLLARLLQGFSWSAPPGETIGLSESSYDLFLAKPLCALAKPRLPIHLYPTV